A window of the Archocentrus centrarchus isolate MPI-CPG fArcCen1 chromosome 17, fArcCen1, whole genome shotgun sequence genome harbors these coding sequences:
- the LOC115795413 gene encoding aquaporin FA-CHIP-like — translation MREFKSKDLWRAVLAELVGMTLFIFLSISTAIGNKNNNNPDQEVKVSLAFGLAIATLAQSLGHISGAHLNPAVTLGMLASCQISVFKAVMYIIAQMLGSTLASGIVYGTRPNATNALGLNSLSGVTPSQGVGIELLATFQLVLCVIAVTDKRRRDVTGSAPLAIGLSVCLGHLAAISYTGCGINPARSFGPALVLNNFTDHWVYWVGPMCGGVAAALLYDFLLSPKFDDFPERMKVLVSGPVGDYDVNGGNDATGVEMMSK, via the exons ATGAGAGAGTTCAAGAGCAAGGATTTGTGGAGGGCAGTTCTGGCCGAACTGGTTGGGATGaccctttttatttttctcagcatCTCCACAGCTATtgggaacaaaaacaacaacaatccagACCAGGAGGTGAAGGTGTCACTGGCCTTTGGACTGGCAATTGCCACACTGGCCCAAAGTTTAGGCCACATCAGTGGAGCCCACCTGAATCCTGCAGTTACTCTCGGGATGCTTGCCAGCTGCCAGATCAGTGTGTTCAAGGCTGTCATGTACATTATAGCCCAGATGTTGGGTTCAACCCTAGCCAGTGGTATTGTGTATGGAACACGTCCTAATGCGACTAATGCACTGGGCCTCAACTCT CTCAGCGGTGTCACACCCAGCCAAGGCGTGGGCATAGAGCTTCTGGCAACCTTCCAGCTGGTGCTGTGTGTCATTGCAGTCACTGATAAAAGACGGCGTGATGTCACCGGCTCTGCACCCTTGGCCATTGGCCTCTCAGTCTGCTTGGGACACTTGGCAGCT ATCAGCTACACTGGCTGTGGCATCAACCCTGCTCGTTCCTTCGGTCCAGCTTTGGTCCTGAACAATTTTACAGACCACTGG GTGTACTGGGTGGGTCCGATGTGTGGTGGTGTAGCAGCAGCTCTTTTGTATGATTTCCTGCTTTCTCCCAAATTTGATGACTTCCCCGAGCGCATGAAGGTGCTGGTCAGTGGTCCAGTGGGTGACTATGATGTTAACGGAGGCAACGATGCTACAGGTGTGGAGATGATGTCAAAGTAG
- the LOC115795414 gene encoding aquaporin-1-like produces the protein MSEIKLWSFWRAVLAECLGMIIFIFVGLSAAVGDPNDSSPDHEIKVAFAFGLAFATLGECIGHISGAHLNPAITLGLVTSCHISLLQALFYMLAQMLGAVVGSAIVYGVRPEYNDSLGVNKLNGISPAQGFGMEFMLTLQLVLCMVAVCDKRRNAGRFAPLVTGFAVTLGHLAGISYTGCGINPARSFGPAIIQKSFVDHWVYWAGPLSAGVVAALLYNYVLAPSDESFREKARILLSQAPKQECQTEPLLEDDGDIE, from the exons ATGTCAGAGATTAAACTGTGGTCGTTTTGGAGGGCAGTTCTGGCAGAGTGTCTGggaatgatcatttttatctTCGTCGGCCTCTCTGCTGCAGTAGGAGATCCAAATGACTCTAGCCCTGACCATGAGATCAAAGTGGCGTTTGCCTTCGGCTTGGCCTTTGCCACATTAGGCGAGTGTATAGGTCACATTAGCGGTGCCCACCTGAATCCTGCCATCACCCTGGGCCTAGTGACCAGCTGTCATATCAGTCTTCTCCAAGCTCTTTTCTACATGTTGGCTCAGATGTTGGGGGCAGTGGTTGGCAGTGCCATTGTGTATGGTGTTAGGCCAGAATATAATGATTCACTTGGTGTTAACAAG CTAAATGGTATCAGCCCAGCTCAAGGTTTTGGCATGGAGTTCATGCTCACCCTTCAGCTGGTCCTGTGCATGGTAGCAGTCTGCGACAAAAGACGTAATGCTGGCAGATTTGCACCTCTAGTGACTGGATTCGCTGTAACGCTTGGACATCTTGCAGGG ATCTCCTACACAGGATGTGGTATCAACCCAGCTCGATCCTTTGGACCTGCAATTATCCAGAAGTCTTTTGTTGATCACTGG gtgtACTGGGCTGGACCATTGAGTGCTGGCGTGGTGGCCGCGCTTCTGTATAATTATGTACTGGCACCCAGTGATGAGAGCTTCAGAGAAAAAGCAAGAATCTTGCTCTCCCAGgctccaaaacaggaatgcCAAACTGAACCCCTTCTGGAGGATGACGGAGATATAGAATAA